One Roseimaritima multifibrata DNA window includes the following coding sequences:
- a CDS encoding DoxX family protein: MNRQTTTSLGLLLLRVTFGCLMLVHGLQKLNGFSELADSFSDPLEMGSRLSLIAAIGAEVGCSLLLIIGLGTRFATVPLAFTMLIALFVVHAEHEWKVKELAACYLAVYAVIAISGPGIFSIDHLISRRSAKTDSSEP, from the coding sequence ATGAATCGTCAGACCACCACATCCCTAGGCCTGCTTTTGCTTCGAGTAACTTTTGGTTGTTTGATGCTGGTTCACGGCCTGCAGAAACTGAATGGTTTCAGTGAGTTAGCCGATTCGTTTTCAGACCCGCTGGAGATGGGCAGTCGGTTGAGTTTGATCGCTGCCATCGGTGCGGAAGTGGGATGTTCGTTGCTGCTGATCATCGGCCTGGGAACTCGTTTTGCGACGGTTCCACTGGCGTTTACGATGTTGATTGCGCTGTTTGTCGTACATGCCGAACACGAATGGAAGGTCAAAGAACTTGCAGCGTGCTATTTGGCGGTTTACGCTGTGATCGCGATATCAGGACCTGGAATATTTTCGATCGATCATTTGATTTCTAGACGTTCGGCAAAAACAGATTCCAGCGAACCTTAA
- a CDS encoding CotH kinase family protein, translating to MSIRSGFYAACFIVATAPFTLAQPPGMGGEDRELLDQFDSDKNGWLNSEERQQARAFIKENPQERRGFGGPPGGPGGPGGFGGLGGPGFGPPPGLDPPEGERAEDRPERAGRPGGFGGPGFGPPPGFDRPEGPRPGDGPEADGPPRDFGRREGFGPPGDRGPGFGRGPGRGGRGGPGGPGGPGRGGDRPPATKGIEIDKASVAPVEGDLYDVSVLRTIFLDFENADWEAELEDFHGTDIDVAATLTVDGKTYPNVGIHFRGASSYGMVQAGHKRSLNISTDMADEDQRLQGYKTLNLLNGSSDDSLMSTVLYSHIARKHVPAPKANFVRVVINGENWGIYTNVEQFNKDFIKANFETTKGARWKVSGSPRGGGGLDYRGEDPANYQHPYEQKSGGKKSLKKLIELCRVLEETPASELPAALEPICNVDGLLWFLALDNGLINSDGYWVRASDYSIYLDEKDKFHFIPHDMNEAFRAAGGPGMGGRGPGGRGRGPEQNREARPDAAPPATATSPVGLDPLIGMDDPTKPLRSKVLAVPKYRQQYLNNIRELAENDLDWTSIEPFVNQAVELIDDEVKAGTRKLGTYEAFVEATSPPTTEAKAPEARGGHGSMNLKTFFDQRREFLLNMEAK from the coding sequence ATGTCGATACGCTCGGGTTTCTACGCCGCCTGTTTTATAGTTGCGACAGCCCCATTCACTTTGGCTCAACCTCCCGGGATGGGAGGTGAAGATCGCGAGCTGCTGGACCAATTCGACAGTGATAAAAATGGATGGCTAAATTCCGAAGAACGCCAACAGGCGCGTGCCTTCATCAAAGAGAACCCTCAGGAACGGCGAGGCTTTGGCGGACCTCCTGGTGGGCCTGGTGGCCCCGGGGGTTTTGGAGGACTAGGCGGCCCTGGATTTGGGCCGCCTCCTGGTCTTGATCCACCTGAAGGCGAAAGAGCAGAAGATCGTCCCGAAAGAGCTGGACGCCCCGGCGGATTTGGCGGCCCTGGATTTGGCCCCCCTCCCGGATTCGATCGTCCTGAAGGCCCTAGGCCGGGCGACGGACCGGAAGCTGACGGCCCGCCACGAGACTTTGGACGGCGCGAAGGATTTGGGCCTCCGGGTGATCGTGGCCCCGGATTTGGCCGTGGGCCAGGACGAGGCGGACGTGGTGGTCCAGGCGGACCAGGCGGACCAGGACGCGGCGGCGACCGTCCACCTGCCACCAAGGGAATTGAAATCGATAAAGCATCGGTTGCGCCGGTGGAAGGTGACCTGTATGACGTCAGTGTTCTGCGAACAATCTTTCTTGATTTTGAAAATGCAGACTGGGAAGCAGAGCTAGAAGATTTTCACGGAACCGATATCGACGTCGCTGCAACCTTGACGGTGGACGGCAAAACCTACCCGAACGTTGGCATTCACTTCCGCGGAGCATCTTCCTATGGAATGGTGCAAGCCGGACACAAACGATCGCTGAATATTTCGACCGACATGGCGGACGAAGACCAACGGTTGCAGGGATACAAAACCCTCAACCTGCTTAACGGAAGCAGTGACGATTCTCTGATGAGCACAGTCCTCTACTCGCACATCGCCCGAAAGCACGTCCCAGCGCCCAAAGCGAACTTCGTCCGTGTGGTTATCAACGGTGAAAACTGGGGCATCTACACTAACGTCGAACAATTCAATAAGGATTTTATCAAAGCAAACTTTGAAACCACCAAAGGAGCTCGCTGGAAAGTTAGTGGCTCCCCACGCGGCGGCGGCGGATTGGACTATCGCGGGGAAGATCCTGCGAACTACCAACATCCTTATGAACAAAAGTCGGGCGGCAAAAAGTCCCTGAAAAAACTGATCGAACTCTGCCGTGTCTTAGAAGAAACTCCAGCCAGCGAATTGCCAGCCGCCCTTGAACCGATCTGTAATGTCGATGGCTTGCTGTGGTTCTTAGCGCTTGACAACGGTCTGATTAACTCCGATGGGTACTGGGTTCGAGCAAGCGACTACAGCATCTACTTGGACGAAAAGGACAAATTCCACTTCATCCCCCACGACATGAACGAAGCGTTTCGAGCTGCAGGGGGCCCCGGAATGGGCGGGCGTGGACCAGGCGGTCGCGGACGCGGTCCGGAACAAAATCGTGAAGCTAGGCCCGACGCGGCGCCTCCCGCAACGGCAACCTCCCCAGTGGGACTCGATCCACTCATCGGAATGGACGATCCGACCAAACCGCTACGAAGCAAGGTGTTGGCTGTTCCCAAATACCGTCAGCAATACCTGAACAACATTCGTGAACTGGCGGAAAACGATCTCGACTGGACGTCGATCGAACCGTTTGTAAATCAAGCGGTCGAATTGATTGACGACGAAGTCAAAGCAGGGACCCGCAAACTGGGGACATACGAAGCATTCGTCGAAGCAACCTCACCGCCGACCACCGAGGCCAAAGCCCCGGAAGCTCGCGGAGGACACGGTTCCATGAACCTGAAAACGTTCTTCGACCAACGTCGCGAGTTTCTGTTGAACATGGAGGCAAAATGA
- a CDS encoding DMT family transporter — protein MQWSAGPWIPQILFPDSANRRADSTGINPDSLRLGRLSKRVRLVDLEHCSTLTASSNKHFFSFLVTEARPTLNTRKHSLGADGLLLSTALMWGTNILVFKASIRDLDPWVFNGLRLIFAFVTLGILVWADARLRPVKEPQPPIPWGRVVLFSALNGFLYLVMFVKGIELTTAGNTALILASMPMWTAVLSLIFLRERLPRVTWLGLLVTFCGTVVVTTQGSGEVSLASRYFIGNLVMLCAALTWATGTVVSRSILQTMRPLRLTFISCALTTPFHLMLAIPSISEEIPKLLQPTTFAALAYSGIFSTGIAYATWNAGVRAVGGSHAAVYQNVVTLVAVVGGWFILKEQPYAAQIVGGLFIVLGLFLMRRGRRSI, from the coding sequence ATGCAATGGTCAGCGGGGCCATGGATTCCGCAAATTTTGTTTCCCGATTCCGCTAACCGCCGCGCCGATTCCACCGGGATCAATCCAGATTCCCTGCGGCTTGGCCGCTTGTCCAAGCGGGTGCGGCTTGTGGATTTGGAGCATTGCAGTACTTTAACCGCATCTTCCAACAAACACTTTTTCTCATTTTTGGTGACTGAAGCGAGGCCTACGCTGAATACGCGGAAACACTCCCTTGGAGCCGACGGACTGCTGCTGTCAACGGCGCTGATGTGGGGCACAAATATTCTGGTTTTTAAGGCTTCCATTCGCGATTTGGATCCGTGGGTCTTTAACGGTCTGCGATTAATTTTTGCGTTCGTTACCCTGGGGATTCTGGTTTGGGCGGATGCTCGCTTGCGTCCGGTGAAGGAACCGCAACCGCCGATCCCGTGGGGGCGGGTGGTTTTGTTTTCGGCTTTGAACGGTTTCTTGTACCTTGTGATGTTCGTAAAGGGGATCGAGCTGACCACGGCGGGAAATACTGCATTGATTCTTGCTTCGATGCCAATGTGGACCGCGGTGCTGTCCCTAATATTTCTGAGGGAGCGGCTTCCTCGCGTCACCTGGCTTGGGCTGTTGGTGACGTTTTGCGGAACGGTGGTGGTCACCACCCAAGGTAGCGGCGAAGTCAGCCTGGCCAGCCGCTACTTCATCGGGAACTTGGTGATGCTTTGCGCGGCGTTGACGTGGGCAACCGGGACGGTCGTTAGTCGATCCATTCTGCAAACCATGCGCCCGCTTCGTTTGACCTTCATCAGCTGTGCTTTAACGACGCCTTTCCATCTGATGTTGGCGATCCCTTCGATTTCGGAGGAAATCCCTAAGCTCCTGCAGCCGACAACCTTCGCAGCCCTCGCCTATTCCGGAATTTTTTCGACGGGGATTGCGTATGCCACTTGGAATGCAGGTGTTCGCGCCGTCGGCGGCTCCCACGCTGCGGTCTACCAGAATGTTGTGACCTTGGTTGCAGTCGTTGGCGGTTGGTTCATTCTTAAGGAGCAACCGTATGCGGCTCAGATCGTCGGCGGGCTGTTTATCGTGCTGGGATTGTTTCTGATGCGACGTGGTCGCCGCTCAATTTAA
- a CDS encoding dienelactone hydrolase family protein, with amino-acid sequence MCDQDHFEDDLKKYSRRDIGTLAAAGIGAAMMLPRAADAAEVRHNDVVIQTPDGECDAYFVTPKTGKHPAVLIWPDIFGLRPSFKQMANRLAESGYSVLVVNPFYRIQKAPTAADGAKTPISEVRPLAQSLDATKHTSDAKTFIKWLDSQPQVDTSKKAGTTGYCMGGPIVMRTAAAVPDRIGAAASFHGGGLVSDKPDSPHLLIPEMKAAFLVAIAENDDERDPEAKTTLKQAYAKANLPAEIEVYPAGHGWCPPDSRVHNQAQAEKAWSRLLVLFQENLA; translated from the coding sequence ATGTGTGATCAAGACCACTTTGAAGACGATCTGAAAAAGTACTCTCGACGAGATATTGGTACGCTGGCAGCCGCAGGCATTGGGGCAGCCATGATGTTACCCCGAGCGGCGGACGCGGCAGAGGTGCGTCACAACGACGTCGTCATCCAAACCCCAGACGGCGAATGCGACGCCTACTTCGTAACGCCCAAAACGGGAAAGCATCCAGCCGTATTGATCTGGCCCGATATCTTTGGGCTACGCCCATCGTTCAAACAGATGGCCAATCGCCTGGCCGAGTCCGGTTACAGCGTGTTGGTCGTCAACCCGTTCTACCGAATTCAGAAAGCCCCCACCGCGGCCGACGGCGCGAAGACTCCTATTTCCGAAGTACGGCCTCTTGCTCAGTCCCTGGATGCGACGAAACACACATCCGATGCCAAGACGTTCATCAAATGGCTTGACTCCCAGCCACAGGTCGACACATCGAAGAAGGCTGGCACAACGGGATACTGCATGGGCGGCCCCATCGTAATGCGAACCGCTGCAGCCGTTCCCGATCGCATCGGCGCTGCGGCATCCTTCCACGGCGGCGGACTGGTTAGCGATAAACCGGATAGTCCGCATCTATTGATTCCAGAAATGAAGGCCGCGTTCCTAGTCGCCATTGCGGAAAACGATGACGAACGAGATCCCGAAGCGAAGACAACGCTAAAACAGGCATACGCAAAAGCCAATCTTCCTGCGGAGATCGAAGTTTACCCCGCCGGTCATGGCTGGTGCCCACCAGACTCCAGAGTCCACAACCAAGCGCAAGCCGAAAAAGCATGGAGCCGATTGCTAGTGCTTTTCCAAGAAAACCTTGCCTAA